A region of Bacillus cabrialesii DNA encodes the following proteins:
- a CDS encoding PBP1A family penicillin-binding protein: MSDQFNSREARRKANSKSSPSPKKGKKRKKGGLFKKTLFTLLILFVLGVVGGAVTFAVMVSDAPKLDENKLKTPYSSTIYDKNGKEIAEYGSEKRSYVSIDEIPDVVKEAFIATEDARFYEHHGIDPVRIGGALVANFTDGFGAEGGSTITQQVVKNSLLSHQKTLKRKVQEVWLSLQLERNYSKDEILEMYLNRIYFSPRAYGIGKAAEEFFGVTDLSKLTVEQAATLAGMPQSPTAYNPVKNPDKAEKRRNIVLSLMKKQGFISDSQYNKAKKVAVKDEGVVSQKEYEKTNSNKYSAFVEEVMKEIEEKSDVNPGTDGLKIYTTLDTKAQDKLDELMDGDTVGFTEGMQGGVSLLDTKTGEVRAIGAGRNQPVGGFNYATQTKAQPGSTIKPILDYGPVIENKKWSTYEQIDDSAYTYSNGKPIRDWDRKYPGPMSIRYALAQSRNIPALKAFQAAGKDTAVDFANGLGLGLTKDNVTEAYSIGGFGGNDGVSPLTMAGAYSAFGNNGTYNEAHFVKSIEFNDGTKLDLTPKSKSAMSDYTAFMITDMLKTAVKTGTGQLAQVPGVEVAGKTGTTNFDENEVQRYNIASGGARDSWFVGYTPQYTAAVWTGMGENEAGKKSLSAEEQKVAKRIFAQLIADVDDGSGSFEKPDSVVEATVEKGSNPAKLAGPNTPSDKKLTEYFVKGTAPSTVSKTYEKEEKEETEQLSGLSVKYDKDNQSLTLSWNYDGDATFAVKQSVDGGSYSEIQNSSAKEAVISGVQPGSVYKFEVTAVSDEGKSTASTSYEVPKAEDDEDKKDQQQTDDEKQDDEKTQDDTQTDDSQKDDGQTDQDQTDDSTNDQDKKQDNTNTNPSDNSNQDPSNDNDNSNNQDTSDGDSNSGKNDSSGSDTNKNKTDTTDKTQTNSSSTTEKTN, from the coding sequence ATGTCAGATCAATTTAACAGCCGTGAAGCTCGACGAAAAGCGAATAGCAAATCGAGTCCTTCACCGAAAAAAGGCAAGAAACGAAAAAAAGGCGGATTGTTTAAAAAGACCCTTTTCACTTTACTCATTCTGTTTGTTTTAGGCGTAGTCGGCGGTGCCGTTACATTTGCCGTCATGGTTTCAGATGCGCCAAAACTGGACGAAAACAAATTGAAGACGCCTTATTCATCGACAATTTATGATAAAAACGGAAAAGAAATCGCTGAATACGGTTCCGAAAAGCGGTCCTACGTCTCGATAGATGAAATTCCCGATGTTGTAAAAGAAGCCTTTATCGCGACAGAAGACGCGCGTTTTTATGAGCACCACGGGATTGACCCTGTCCGTATCGGAGGCGCCTTAGTCGCCAACTTTACAGACGGCTTCGGGGCTGAAGGCGGAAGTACGATCACACAGCAGGTCGTCAAGAACTCCCTTCTTTCACATCAGAAGACGCTGAAACGGAAAGTGCAGGAAGTATGGCTTTCACTTCAGCTGGAGCGCAATTACTCTAAAGATGAAATTTTAGAAATGTATTTAAACCGGATTTATTTTTCTCCTAGAGCATACGGAATCGGAAAAGCGGCAGAAGAATTTTTCGGCGTCACAGACTTAAGCAAATTGACTGTTGAACAAGCTGCGACACTTGCGGGTATGCCGCAAAGCCCGACAGCGTACAATCCCGTTAAAAACCCGGATAAAGCAGAAAAAAGACGGAACATTGTACTCAGTCTGATGAAAAAACAAGGATTTATTTCTGATTCTCAATATAACAAAGCGAAAAAAGTGGCAGTGAAAGACGAAGGCGTTGTATCACAGAAGGAATATGAAAAAACAAATTCAAATAAATACAGTGCGTTTGTTGAAGAAGTCATGAAAGAAATTGAAGAAAAATCTGATGTCAATCCAGGTACTGACGGATTAAAGATTTATACGACATTAGATACAAAAGCGCAAGACAAACTAGATGAATTAATGGACGGAGACACTGTCGGATTTACTGAAGGCATGCAGGGCGGCGTTTCGCTTCTTGACACAAAAACCGGAGAAGTCCGCGCGATTGGTGCGGGACGCAATCAGCCTGTCGGAGGCTTTAACTATGCTACTCAAACTAAGGCACAGCCTGGTTCGACCATAAAACCGATTTTGGACTACGGACCAGTTATTGAAAACAAAAAATGGTCTACGTATGAACAAATTGATGACTCAGCTTATACGTATTCTAACGGAAAACCTATCCGTGATTGGGACCGTAAATATCCAGGGCCTATGTCGATACGTTACGCCCTTGCCCAATCAAGAAATATACCTGCTTTAAAAGCATTCCAGGCAGCTGGTAAAGATACTGCTGTAGACTTTGCAAATGGACTTGGCCTTGGATTAACAAAAGATAATGTAACAGAGGCCTATTCTATTGGCGGTTTCGGTGGGAACGATGGTGTTTCTCCTCTGACAATGGCAGGCGCATACAGTGCGTTTGGAAATAACGGAACGTATAATGAAGCGCATTTTGTAAAGTCTATCGAATTTAACGATGGCACGAAGCTTGACTTAACGCCAAAATCAAAATCAGCAATGAGCGATTATACTGCGTTTATGATTACAGATATGCTGAAAACAGCTGTGAAGACAGGTACTGGACAGCTTGCACAAGTACCTGGTGTGGAAGTAGCAGGAAAAACAGGAACGACTAACTTTGATGAGAATGAAGTTCAAAGGTACAATATTGCTAGCGGCGGCGCCCGAGATTCTTGGTTCGTTGGCTACACACCGCAATATACAGCTGCCGTCTGGACGGGTATGGGAGAAAACGAAGCTGGAAAGAAATCACTTTCAGCTGAAGAGCAAAAAGTTGCCAAGCGCATCTTCGCCCAACTCATCGCCGATGTAGATGACGGAAGCGGATCATTTGAAAAGCCTGACAGCGTAGTGGAAGCCACTGTAGAAAAAGGCTCTAACCCCGCTAAACTGGCAGGACCGAATACGCCAAGCGATAAAAAGCTCACAGAGTACTTTGTAAAAGGCACAGCTCCTTCTACTGTTTCTAAAACATATGAGAAAGAAGAAAAAGAAGAAACAGAACAACTGTCTGGTTTAAGTGTGAAATATGATAAAGACAATCAATCTTTGACATTAAGCTGGAATTACGACGGAGATGCGACCTTTGCTGTTAAGCAATCCGTTGATGGCGGCAGCTACTCAGAAATTCAAAACAGCTCTGCAAAAGAAGCAGTGATTTCGGGTGTGCAGCCAGGATCTGTATACAAATTCGAAGTGACAGCCGTCAGTGATGAAGGGAAAAGCACAGCCTCCACATCCTATGAAGTGCCGAAAGCTGAAGATGATGAAGATAAAAAAGACCAGCAACAAACGGATGATGAAAAACAAGATGATGAGAAGACTCAGGATGATACACAAACGGATGATTCTCAAAAAGATGACGGTCAGACGGATCAAGATCAGACAGATGATTCAACAAACGATCAAGACAAAAAACAAGACAACACGAACACCAATCCGTCTGACAACAGTAACCAAGACCCATCAAACGATAACGACAACAGCAACAACCAGGATACGTCGGATGGTGATTCGAACTCAGGTAAGAATGATTCATCAGGTTCTGATACAAATAAAAACAAAACAGACACTACCGACAAAACACAAACAAACTCATCATCAACAACTGAAAAAACAAATTAA
- a CDS encoding YpoC family protein, which produces MTQAKEVLASYEDYLRSLGPVISSDMKDVLLVNPVYFDFCTESQGVLPWEDSGKYVPLLFNVWEDIKESLLPVFQTRKSRCDQNDMLKGIVCLLASFHWTAGERVKSLDWAELTEKSFPAKPINWAERVEFILLKPTQYHCFIQLDELFTEMKKHFYKYHAMNR; this is translated from the coding sequence ATGACGCAAGCGAAAGAAGTGTTGGCTTCCTATGAGGACTACTTGCGCAGTCTTGGCCCGGTGATCTCCTCGGATATGAAAGATGTCTTGCTGGTTAACCCAGTGTATTTTGATTTCTGCACGGAATCTCAAGGTGTTTTGCCATGGGAGGACAGCGGCAAGTACGTTCCGCTTTTATTTAACGTGTGGGAAGACATTAAAGAATCACTTCTGCCTGTCTTTCAAACACGAAAATCGAGATGCGATCAAAATGACATGCTGAAGGGCATTGTGTGTTTGCTTGCTTCGTTTCACTGGACAGCAGGTGAGCGTGTGAAATCGCTTGATTGGGCAGAACTGACGGAGAAATCATTTCCCGCAAAGCCGATCAATTGGGCCGAACGAGTGGAATTTATCCTTCTAAAGCCGACTCAATACCATTGCTTTATCCAGTTGGATGAGCTGTTTACTGAAATGAAAAAGCATTTTTATAAATATCATGCGATGAATCGTTAA
- the nth gene encoding endonuclease III, whose product MLNLKQIEFCLDKIGDMFPHAECELVHSNPFELVVAVALSAQCTDALVNRVTKTLFQKYKRPEDYLAVSLEELQQDIKSIGLYRNKAKNIQKLSKMIIEDYGGEVPRDRDELVKLPGVGRKTANVVVSVAFGVPAIAVDTHVERVSKRLGICRWKDSVLEVEKTLMRKVPKEDWSVTHHRLIFFGRYHCKAQSPRCAECPLLSLCREGQKRDKKGLVKR is encoded by the coding sequence GTGTTAAATCTAAAACAAATTGAATTCTGTTTAGACAAGATAGGCGACATGTTTCCCCATGCGGAGTGTGAATTGGTTCATTCCAACCCTTTTGAATTAGTGGTGGCAGTCGCTTTATCGGCCCAGTGTACAGATGCACTTGTAAACAGAGTGACCAAAACATTATTTCAAAAATATAAACGGCCGGAAGACTATTTGGCTGTTTCGCTGGAAGAGCTTCAGCAGGATATTAAATCAATCGGTTTGTACCGTAATAAAGCGAAAAACATCCAAAAACTGAGTAAAATGATAATTGAAGATTACGGCGGAGAAGTGCCGAGAGACCGCGATGAGCTTGTCAAACTGCCAGGGGTCGGAAGAAAGACCGCCAACGTCGTGGTATCCGTTGCCTTTGGCGTGCCGGCCATTGCCGTAGATACCCATGTGGAGAGAGTCAGCAAACGGTTGGGCATCTGCCGGTGGAAGGACTCGGTGCTGGAAGTGGAAAAAACGCTGATGCGCAAGGTCCCAAAAGAAGACTGGTCCGTTACGCATCACCGGCTTATTTTCTTCGGCAGATATCATTGTAAGGCCCAGTCTCCGCGCTGTGCGGAATGTCCGCTGCTTTCTCTGTGCAGAGAAGGGCAGAAGAGAGATAAAAAAGGACTGGTGAAGCGATGA
- the dnaD gene encoding DNA replication protein DnaD — translation MKKQQFIDMQEQGTSTIPNLLLTNYKQLGLNETELILLLKIKMHLEKGSYFPTPNQLQEGMSISIEECTNRLRMFIQRGFLFIEECEDQNGIKFEKYSLQPLWGKLYEYLQLAQNQTQERKAEGEQKSLYTIFEEEFARPLSPLECETLAIWQDQDQHDAQLIKHALKEAVLSGKLSFRYIDRILFEWKKNGLKTVEQAKIHSQKFRRVQTKQNEPQKEYKRQVPFYNWLEQ, via the coding sequence ATGAAAAAACAGCAATTTATTGATATGCAGGAGCAGGGAACGTCAACAATCCCCAATCTTTTGCTTACAAATTATAAACAGCTTGGACTTAATGAGACGGAACTTATTCTGCTGTTAAAAATCAAAATGCATTTAGAAAAAGGTTCTTATTTTCCTACACCGAATCAGCTGCAGGAAGGTATGTCTATTTCTATTGAGGAATGCACAAACAGATTGCGGATGTTTATTCAAAGAGGTTTTCTGTTTATTGAAGAATGTGAAGACCAAAACGGCATCAAATTTGAGAAATATTCTCTTCAGCCTTTATGGGGCAAGCTGTACGAGTATTTACAGCTTGCACAGAATCAAACACAGGAAAGAAAAGCAGAAGGGGAACAAAAAAGCCTTTATACGATTTTTGAGGAAGAGTTCGCAAGGCCATTATCACCTTTGGAGTGTGAAACACTGGCTATATGGCAAGATCAAGATCAGCATGACGCACAGCTGATCAAACACGCGTTAAAAGAGGCTGTGCTATCAGGGAAACTCAGTTTCCGCTACATTGACCGGATTTTGTTTGAATGGAAAAAAAACGGGCTGAAAACTGTGGAGCAGGCAAAAATTCACAGTCAAAAATTCCGGCGTGTACAAACAAAGCAGAATGAACCGCAAAAAGAGTATAAAAGGCAGGTTCCTTTTTACAATTGGCTTGAACAATAA
- the asnS gene encoding asparagine--tRNA ligase, which translates to MKTTINQVYKHVGEEVTIGAWVANKRSSGKIAFLQLRDGTGFIQGVVVKAEVEESIFQTAKSVTQETSLYIKGIVKEDERSPLGYELAVTGIEVIHEATDYPITPKEHGTEFLMDHRHLWLRSKRQHAIMKIRNEIIRATYEFFNNEGFVKVDPPILTGSAPEGTTELFATKYFDEDAYLSQSGQLYMEAAAMALGKVFSFGPTFRAEKSKTKRHLIEFWMIEPEMAFVEFEENLQVQENYVSFIVQSVLKNCKIELNTLGRDTSKLEQIKAPFPRITYDEAIDFLKEKGFDDIEWGDDFGAPHETAIAEHYDKPVFITRYPTSLKPFYMQPASDREDVVLCADLIAPEGYGEIIGGSERIHDMELLEARLKEHGLDSDAYKWYAELRKYGSVPHSGFGLGLERTVAWISGAPHVRETIPFPRLLNRLYP; encoded by the coding sequence TTGAAAACAACAATCAACCAAGTGTATAAGCACGTAGGTGAGGAAGTAACAATCGGAGCTTGGGTCGCTAATAAGCGTTCAAGCGGGAAAATTGCGTTTTTACAGCTGCGGGACGGTACCGGCTTTATTCAAGGTGTCGTAGTAAAAGCGGAAGTGGAAGAAAGCATTTTCCAAACAGCTAAATCAGTGACGCAGGAAACGTCACTCTATATAAAAGGGATTGTCAAAGAGGACGAGCGTTCTCCGCTTGGTTATGAACTAGCTGTGACAGGTATTGAAGTCATTCACGAAGCGACTGATTATCCAATTACGCCAAAAGAACACGGAACGGAATTTTTAATGGATCACAGACATTTATGGCTGCGTTCAAAACGCCAGCATGCGATCATGAAAATCCGTAATGAAATCATCCGTGCGACTTACGAATTCTTTAATAACGAAGGCTTCGTAAAAGTGGATCCGCCGATTCTGACTGGAAGCGCGCCTGAAGGAACAACGGAGCTCTTTGCGACAAAGTACTTTGATGAAGATGCTTACCTGTCTCAAAGCGGTCAGCTTTACATGGAAGCTGCAGCTATGGCGTTGGGAAAAGTATTCTCCTTCGGGCCGACCTTCAGAGCGGAAAAGTCTAAAACCAAACGCCACTTGATCGAATTCTGGATGATCGAACCGGAAATGGCGTTTGTTGAATTCGAAGAAAACCTTCAAGTGCAGGAAAATTACGTTTCTTTCATCGTGCAATCAGTTCTTAAGAATTGCAAAATTGAATTAAACACATTAGGAAGAGACACGTCAAAACTTGAGCAAATCAAAGCTCCGTTCCCAAGAATTACATATGACGAAGCAATTGATTTTCTGAAAGAAAAAGGCTTTGACGATATCGAGTGGGGAGATGACTTCGGAGCGCCTCACGAAACAGCGATTGCCGAACACTATGACAAACCGGTGTTTATTACCCGCTATCCTACGTCCCTAAAACCGTTCTATATGCAGCCGGCTTCTGACCGCGAGGATGTCGTGCTTTGCGCAGACCTGATTGCGCCGGAAGGCTATGGAGAAATCATCGGCGGATCTGAACGGATCCACGATATGGAACTTTTGGAAGCGCGTCTTAAAGAACATGGACTGGATTCTGACGCATATAAATGGTATGCTGAACTTAGAAAATATGGATCAGTTCCTCATTCCGGCTTCGGCCTTGGATTAGAGCGGACAGTAGCTTGGATCAGCGGAGCGCCTCACGTTCGTGAAACCATTCCGTTCCCAAGACTGTTGAACCGTTTGTATCCGTAA
- the aspB gene encoding aspartate transaminase AspB: protein MKLAKRVSALTPSTTLAITAKAKELKAAGHDVIGLGAGEPDFNTPQHIIDAAVRSMNEGHTKYTPSGGLAELKNSIAEKFKRDQNIEYKPSQIIVCTGAKHALYTLFQVILDEGDEVIIPTPYWVSYPEQVKLAGGKPVYVEGLEENHFKISPEQLKNAITEKTKAIVINSPSNPTGVMYTEEELSALGEVCLEHDILIVSDEIYEKLTYGGKKHVSIAQLSDRLKEQTVIINGVSKSHSMTGWRIGYAAGSEDIIKAMTNLASHSTSNPTSIAQYGAIAAYNGPSEPLEQMREAFEHRLNTIYAKLVEIPGFSCVKPEGAFYLFPNAKEAAQSCGFKDVDEFVKALLEEEKVAIVPGSGFGSPDNVRLSYATSLDLLEKAVDRIKRFVEKHS, encoded by the coding sequence TTGAAACTGGCAAAAAGAGTATCCGCATTAACACCATCTACCACACTGGCAATCACAGCGAAAGCGAAAGAACTGAAAGCCGCAGGCCATGATGTCATCGGCTTAGGAGCAGGCGAACCTGACTTCAATACACCTCAGCACATTATCGATGCCGCTGTGCGTTCAATGAACGAAGGCCATACGAAGTACACGCCTTCAGGTGGTCTGGCTGAACTAAAAAACAGCATTGCAGAGAAATTTAAACGTGACCAGAATATTGAATATAAACCGTCTCAAATTATTGTCTGCACTGGTGCCAAACATGCCCTATATACCCTTTTCCAAGTGATTTTGGATGAAGGAGATGAAGTCATTATTCCAACGCCTTACTGGGTAAGCTATCCAGAGCAGGTGAAACTCGCTGGCGGAAAGCCTGTTTATGTAGAAGGGCTTGAGGAAAATCATTTCAAAATTTCTCCTGAACAGCTGAAAAATGCGATCACGGAAAAAACAAAAGCGATCGTCATCAACTCTCCGAGCAACCCGACTGGTGTCATGTATACGGAAGAAGAGCTGTCAGCGCTTGGTGAAGTGTGCCTTGAACATGACATTCTGATTGTGTCAGATGAAATTTATGAAAAACTTACATACGGCGGAAAGAAACACGTTTCCATTGCACAGCTTTCTGACAGACTGAAAGAGCAGACGGTTATTATTAATGGCGTGTCGAAGTCACACAGCATGACAGGCTGGAGAATCGGTTATGCGGCTGGGTCGGAAGATATTATTAAAGCAATGACTAACCTTGCAAGCCACAGTACGTCAAATCCGACATCAATCGCACAGTACGGAGCGATTGCTGCCTATAACGGGCCTTCTGAGCCGCTGGAACAAATGAGAGAAGCATTTGAACATCGATTAAACACGATCTATGCTAAGCTCGTAGAAATCCCTGGGTTCAGCTGTGTGAAGCCGGAAGGTGCTTTTTACTTGTTCCCGAATGCAAAAGAAGCAGCGCAATCATGCGGTTTTAAAGATGTAGATGAATTTGTTAAAGCGCTTCTTGAGGAGGAAAAAGTTGCGATTGTTCCTGGATCCGGATTCGGCTCTCCTGATAATGTCCGCCTGTCTTACGCAACATCGTTAGATCTTCTTGAAAAAGCGGTTGACAGAATCAAACGTTTTGTAGAAAAACATAGCTAA
- the tseB gene encoding cell wall elongation/penicillin-binding protein regulator TseB, translated as MRKKALIFTVIFGIIFLAVLLVSANIYKSAMAQKEEGHEAAAAEAKKETDLASVDQVETFVGKEKYYVVKGTDKKGTALYVWVPDDKKAKILSKEAKEGISKDKAAKIIQDEGLVSKQKEVHLGREGNVLLWEVTYLDKEGQYSLSYVDFTTGKILKNITP; from the coding sequence ATGAGAAAAAAAGCATTAATATTTACCGTCATTTTTGGTATTATTTTTTTAGCAGTACTTCTTGTCTCGGCAAACATTTATAAATCAGCCATGGCACAAAAGGAAGAGGGGCATGAAGCAGCAGCTGCTGAAGCTAAAAAAGAAACCGATCTCGCCAGCGTTGATCAAGTCGAAACATTTGTCGGAAAAGAAAAATATTATGTCGTAAAAGGAACAGATAAAAAAGGCACTGCATTATATGTCTGGGTTCCTGATGATAAAAAAGCAAAAATTCTCTCAAAAGAAGCAAAAGAGGGAATCTCGAAAGACAAAGCGGCGAAGATCATACAGGATGAAGGGTTGGTTTCAAAGCAAAAAGAGGTTCACCTGGGAAGAGAAGGAAATGTCCTGCTTTGGGAAGTGACGTACTTAGACAAAGAAGGTCAATACAGTTTAAGTTATGTGGACTTTACAACTGGAAAGATTCTCAAAAATATCACGCCTTAA
- a CDS encoding YpmA family protein, protein MESKIEILSTITVEHSDDLYKIVDTLNRTLKRDNLMFGLALDEENKNQAVFTIYRT, encoded by the coding sequence ATGGAAAGCAAAATCGAAATTCTTTCGACAATTACTGTAGAGCATTCTGATGATCTGTATAAAATTGTAGACACACTGAATCGGACATTAAAAAGAGACAATCTGATGTTCGGTCTAGCCCTGGATGAAGAAAACAAAAACCAAGCCGTTTTTACCATTTATCGTACGTAG
- the dinG gene encoding ATP-dependent DNA helicase DinG, with protein MNKQRFVVIDVETTGNSPKKGDKIIQIAAVVIENGQITERFSKYINPNKSIPAFIEQLTGISNQMVEHEQPFEAVAEEVFHLLDGAYFVAHNIHFDLGFVKYELHKAGFQLPDCEVLDTVELSRIVFPGFEGYKLTELSDELQLRHDQPHRADSDAEVTGLIFLEILEKLRQLPYPTLKQLRRLSQHFISDLTHLLDMFIYENRHTEIPGYARFSSFSVREPESIDVHVNENGNFSFEIENWEAGNEKALSELMPGYEKRDGQMMMMKEVAEAFANREHALIEAPPGIGKSMGYLIPAALFAKKSKKPVIISTYSTLLQQQILTKDLPIVQDLFPFPVTAAILKGQSHYLCLYKFEQVLHEDDDNYDAVLTKAQLLVWLTETNTGDVAELNLPSGGKLLWDRLAYDDESYKRSRNENVTGFYERAKQIAMRSDLVITNHSLLLTDEGSQKKRLPESGTFIIDEAHHFERAASEHLGKRATYIELHTKLSRMGTLKEQGLLKKMRQLFQRNSLPVDSFFELEEWIQHIQAESDSFFSSVHSFVKRRKPKEDLNRLVFKVNKESQDKSWPILTDGAERLCSMLTHLHQLFEAQSALMEKHLTGMKSKTVFLADEYQKSMKGLQQYCQTLQKLFFESDDDEAVWIEIDAKGAKNAVAIYAQPLEPGELLADQFFARKNSVVLTSATLTVEDSFQFMIERLGLGDFFPRTMRIESPFSYDDRMHVMIPKEMKSIQDTGQTEFIHDTARYIELMAKEKQPKILVLFTSHDMLKKVHQELKHVMSASGIQLLAQGITGGSPGKLMKTFKTSNQAILLGTNHFWEGVDFPGDELTTVMIVRLPFRSPDHPLHAAKCELARKKGRNPFQTVSLPEAVLTFRQGIGRLLRTAGDKGTIVILDRRIKTAGYGRLFLDALPTTSVSEMTDSEIEAYVLRGNE; from the coding sequence ATGAATAAGCAACGGTTCGTTGTTATAGATGTAGAAACAACAGGGAATTCGCCGAAGAAAGGCGATAAAATCATACAGATCGCAGCGGTTGTAATCGAAAATGGACAAATTACTGAGCGGTTTTCAAAATACATTAATCCAAATAAATCCATACCTGCTTTTATTGAGCAGCTTACTGGAATTTCTAATCAAATGGTAGAGCATGAACAGCCGTTTGAGGCTGTCGCCGAAGAAGTGTTCCATTTGCTTGACGGTGCTTATTTTGTCGCCCACAATATCCATTTTGACCTTGGATTTGTCAAATATGAGTTACATAAGGCAGGCTTTCAGCTCCCGGATTGTGAAGTGCTGGATACTGTTGAACTCTCCCGTATTGTTTTTCCGGGATTTGAAGGGTATAAGCTGACCGAATTAAGCGATGAGCTTCAGCTGCGGCATGATCAGCCGCATCGGGCTGACAGCGACGCTGAAGTGACAGGGCTTATTTTTTTGGAAATCCTTGAAAAGCTGCGGCAGCTTCCTTATCCTACATTAAAGCAGTTAAGAAGGCTTTCGCAGCATTTTATCAGTGATCTGACGCATTTGTTGGATATGTTCATTTATGAAAACAGACATACCGAGATACCGGGATATGCGCGCTTTTCTTCCTTTTCTGTCAGAGAACCCGAATCTATAGATGTTCATGTGAATGAAAACGGAAACTTCTCATTTGAGATTGAAAATTGGGAAGCGGGAAATGAAAAAGCGCTGTCAGAGTTAATGCCTGGGTATGAAAAAAGAGACGGCCAAATGATGATGATGAAAGAGGTGGCTGAAGCGTTTGCCAATCGTGAGCATGCGCTGATTGAAGCTCCTCCGGGAATCGGAAAATCGATGGGCTACCTTATTCCGGCTGCGCTTTTTGCCAAAAAATCAAAAAAGCCCGTCATAATCAGTACGTATTCAACGCTTTTGCAGCAGCAGATTTTGACAAAGGATTTGCCGATAGTCCAAGATCTGTTTCCTTTTCCGGTAACAGCGGCGATTTTAAAAGGGCAATCGCATTATTTATGCCTATATAAATTCGAGCAGGTGCTTCATGAAGACGATGATAATTATGATGCCGTACTGACAAAGGCACAGCTCCTCGTTTGGCTGACAGAGACAAACACAGGGGATGTAGCTGAACTGAATTTGCCTTCAGGCGGAAAATTGCTGTGGGACAGATTGGCTTATGACGATGAATCCTATAAAAGAAGTCGCAACGAGAATGTGACCGGCTTTTATGAGCGGGCCAAACAGATTGCCATGCGCTCCGATTTGGTGATCACCAACCATTCTCTTTTGCTGACCGATGAAGGCAGCCAGAAAAAAAGGCTCCCTGAAAGCGGCACATTTATTATCGATGAAGCACATCATTTTGAACGTGCGGCAAGCGAACATTTAGGAAAAAGAGCCACGTACATAGAATTGCATACTAAATTGAGCAGAATGGGCACTCTGAAGGAACAGGGACTTCTTAAAAAGATGAGACAGCTATTCCAGCGAAACAGCCTGCCGGTTGATTCCTTTTTTGAATTAGAAGAATGGATTCAGCACATTCAAGCAGAAAGTGATTCTTTCTTCAGCTCGGTGCATTCTTTTGTCAAACGAAGAAAACCTAAAGAAGACTTAAACCGTCTAGTTTTTAAGGTGAACAAAGAAAGCCAAGATAAAAGCTGGCCGATTCTTACGGATGGAGCGGAGAGGCTATGTTCCATGCTGACACATCTGCATCAGCTTTTTGAGGCACAGTCTGCCCTGATGGAAAAACATCTGACCGGTATGAAGAGCAAAACCGTTTTTTTAGCTGATGAATATCAAAAAAGCATGAAAGGTTTGCAGCAGTACTGTCAAACGTTGCAGAAGCTGTTCTTTGAGTCTGATGACGATGAAGCGGTTTGGATTGAGATAGACGCAAAGGGAGCAAAAAACGCGGTGGCCATTTACGCGCAGCCGCTAGAACCTGGTGAACTTCTGGCTGATCAGTTTTTCGCGCGCAAAAACAGTGTGGTGCTAACATCTGCAACCCTTACAGTCGAAGATTCTTTTCAGTTTATGATTGAGCGACTGGGACTGGGCGACTTTTTCCCGCGCACCATGAGAATTGAGTCGCCTTTTTCTTACGATGACCGCATGCATGTGATGATTCCAAAAGAAATGAAATCCATTCAAGATACGGGGCAAACTGAATTTATACATGATACGGCCCGTTATATCGAACTGATGGCAAAGGAAAAACAGCCCAAAATCCTTGTGCTGTTTACATCCCATGATATGCTGAAAAAAGTTCATCAGGAGCTTAAGCACGTGATGAGCGCTTCGGGCATTCAGCTCTTGGCGCAGGGAATTACAGGCGGAAGTCCCGGCAAACTGATGAAAACTTTTAAAACATCCAATCAGGCGATCTTGCTTGGTACAAATCACTTTTGGGAAGGCGTTGATTTCCCTGGTGATGAGCTGACAACAGTAATGATCGTGAGGCTGCCATTCCGGTCACCTGATCATCCGCTTCATGCTGCAAAATGTGAGCTTGCCCGCAAAAAAGGGCGGAATCCGTTTCAAACAGTATCACTTCCGGAAGCTGTACTGACCTTCAGACAAGGCATTGGCCGTTTGCTGCGGACAGCGGGAGACAAAGGAACGATTGTCATATTGGACAGAAGAATTAAAACTGCTGGTTACGGCCGGCTGTTTCTTGATGCCCTGCCGACAACCTCTGTATCTGAAATGACTGACAGCGAGATTGAGGCCTATGTTCTAAGGGGAAATGAATAA